One Psychrobacillus glaciei genomic region harbors:
- a CDS encoding glycerophosphodiester phosphodiesterase has product MKIYAHRGSAGTLPENTIASFRATAILPVHGVEFDVHMTKDGELVVIHDESINRTSNGKGFIKDMTLAELKSYDFGEWFSTKFKGEKIPTLREVLYVFKDTHHHLNIELKSDVFPYEGMEDKVLEMLKEYRLERRVVISSFNHEMVSNFKMQAPQIETAILFMEVMIRPDDYANIVGADALHAFFPTAFRAMGKEAIASGRQFRVFTVNEEIYANMLQEIGVHAIFTDFPERMYQFLNRRV; this is encoded by the coding sequence TTGAAAATTTATGCACATAGAGGGTCGGCAGGGACACTTCCAGAAAATACGATAGCTTCTTTTAGAGCAACAGCGATATTACCTGTACATGGCGTAGAGTTTGATGTTCATATGACAAAGGATGGAGAACTTGTTGTTATTCATGATGAGTCCATTAATCGCACATCAAATGGAAAAGGTTTTATTAAAGATATGACATTGGCGGAACTAAAAAGTTATGATTTTGGCGAATGGTTTTCTACTAAGTTTAAAGGGGAAAAAATTCCTACTTTAAGAGAAGTACTTTATGTTTTTAAAGATACGCATCATCATTTGAACATTGAATTGAAATCGGATGTTTTTCCATACGAGGGAATGGAAGATAAGGTTCTAGAAATGTTAAAGGAGTATAGATTAGAGCGCAGAGTTGTTATTTCTTCTTTCAACCATGAAATGGTAAGCAACTTTAAAATGCAGGCTCCACAAATCGAAACGGCTATTTTATTTATGGAAGTAATGATAAGACCTGATGATTATGCAAATATAGTTGGAGCAGATGCATTACATGCTTTTTTTCCTACCGCTTTTAGAGCAATGGGAAAAGAAGCTATAGCTAGTGGAAGACAATTTCGCGTGTTCACTGTAAATGAAGAAATCTATGCAAATATGCTACAAGAAATTGGTGTACACGCGATTTTTACAGATTTCCCAGAAAGGATGTACCAATTTTTGAATCGAAGAGTCTAA
- a CDS encoding zinc dependent phospholipase C family protein, with protein sequence MGSRIMHLVIANRIAESLTIEDRRAFLLGGIAPDAVSTKDLSHFFEGEVQDYSRSVDYKEFLHKYSSQVESQYILGYFTHLIADDIWLKGFYLPWLKNRMEANKETFNFYHNDFRLLNGKLLEYYGFTDELREMLKFLPTIPDLQEVKSKDVEVFIPYVLGDMQYDKEVINEKLHVFTFEQIIGYIETSVDKGLLSIKPLLT encoded by the coding sequence ATGGGTTCAAGAATAATGCACTTGGTTATTGCTAATAGAATTGCAGAAAGTCTAACTATAGAAGATAGAAGGGCGTTTCTACTTGGAGGTATTGCTCCAGATGCTGTTTCAACTAAAGACTTATCACATTTCTTTGAAGGTGAAGTACAAGATTATTCTAGAAGCGTTGATTATAAAGAATTTTTGCATAAATATAGTTCGCAAGTAGAAAGTCAGTATATATTAGGATATTTTACACATTTAATAGCTGATGATATATGGCTGAAGGGTTTTTATCTTCCCTGGTTGAAAAACAGAATGGAAGCCAATAAAGAAACATTTAATTTTTACCATAATGATTTCCGGTTACTGAATGGAAAGTTATTAGAATACTATGGTTTTACAGATGAATTAAGGGAAATGCTAAAGTTTCTCCCTACAATCCCTGATTTGCAAGAGGTAAAATCCAAAGATGTGGAAGTTTTCATTCCTTATGTATTGGGCGATATGCAATATGATAAGGAAGTTATAAATGAAAAACTTCATGTATTTACGTTTGAACAGATAATTGGTTATATAGAGACATCAGTTGATAAGGGGTTATTGAGTATAAAACCTTTACTTACTTAA
- a CDS encoding GNAT family N-acetyltransferase — MNISIMTVSIPLDVETTEEINVLVKESFLRDKVNYTSLLSVDELSNYYLKGFCVLAYEDETDKLVGVLSAVDRIATLDFEWSAVVLPNARRKGIGEQLVKELAKNLKLRGAETELVLVPENSKNGQQLLKKLGYLHDFSEITMAANAEANESFNKLQITSYNMEESELIEVLVSAFGDTEEEAREMIVFNNETPKRKLMLAIVDKEVVGTVAIVDDSDKLWVTGLAVHKKSRGKGIGTSLLNWSKNEAHHLGKTAVYLDVETDNEKALSVYKKAGFKKTNHTDFYRKG, encoded by the coding sequence ATGAATATATCTATTATGACTGTCTCGATTCCGTTAGACGTAGAAACAACGGAAGAAATAAACGTACTAGTGAAAGAATCATTTCTTAGAGACAAAGTAAATTACACGTCACTATTAAGTGTTGATGAACTTTCCAATTATTATTTAAAAGGTTTTTGTGTGTTAGCATACGAAGACGAAACAGATAAATTAGTCGGAGTATTGTCCGCTGTAGATCGAATAGCTACACTAGATTTTGAATGGAGTGCGGTTGTCTTACCAAATGCTCGTAGGAAAGGTATTGGGGAGCAGCTAGTAAAAGAACTTGCGAAAAATTTAAAGCTTAGAGGAGCAGAAACAGAACTAGTATTGGTTCCTGAAAATTCGAAAAATGGTCAGCAGTTATTAAAGAAACTTGGCTATTTACATGACTTTTCAGAAATAACAATGGCAGCAAATGCAGAAGCAAATGAATCTTTTAATAAATTACAAATCACCTCATATAATATGGAAGAGTCAGAGCTAATTGAGGTGTTAGTAAGTGCATTTGGTGACACTGAAGAAGAAGCAAGAGAAATGATTGTTTTTAATAATGAAACTCCTAAACGCAAACTAATGCTAGCGATAGTAGATAAGGAAGTTGTAGGTACTGTTGCTATTGTGGATGATTCCGATAAATTATGGGTGACAGGGCTTGCAGTGCATAAAAAGTCTCGAGGAAAAGGAATAGGAACTAGTCTATTAAATTGGTCCAAAAATGAAGCCCATCATTTAGGTAAGACGGCTGTTTATCTAGATGTGGAAACAGACAATGAAAAAGCATTATCTGTCTATAAAAAAGCAGGATTTAAAAAAACAAATCATACGGATTTCTATAGAAAAGGGTGA
- a CDS encoding VOC family protein — protein MKEKLLRIGTTYIPVTNVEFSAEWYVSRLGAELSYKDDDKAILNFANQSIFLVKSKENESSNFYDFYGEERFSLTFEVNGLNALEAIHKDFIEKEIKVGEIENRGHTGRNFIFYDLDANKFDVWSELSPIFKERYLSSN, from the coding sequence GTGAAAGAAAAATTATTAAGGATAGGTACAACATATATACCTGTTACTAATGTAGAATTCTCTGCCGAATGGTATGTAAGTAGATTAGGTGCAGAGTTAAGCTATAAAGACGATGACAAAGCAATTCTAAATTTTGCAAACCAAAGTATATTTCTAGTTAAATCTAAAGAAAATGAAAGCTCTAACTTCTACGATTTTTACGGAGAAGAACGATTTTCTTTGACTTTTGAGGTAAATGGGTTAAATGCTTTAGAAGCTATTCATAAAGATTTTATAGAAAAAGAAATAAAAGTTGGAGAAATTGAAAACAGGGGACATACAGGGAGAAACTTTATTTTTTATGATTTAGATGCTAATAAATTTGATGTGTGGAGTGAATTAAGTCCAATATTTAAAGAAAGATATCTTAGCTCAAATTAG
- a CDS encoding DMT family transporter, producing MERWKGITLIIVGAMLWGASGPMMEWVLHNSNFSIQFFMTIRLTVAGLFLLFFLKLSGKQIFTIWKEPSWWRQLVVFGIFGMLGAQYTFVATIEASNASIATLLQFLGPIYIVLLVSWKSRKFPPRYQVIGIVGTLLGLFFLLTNAKLDELLISTEALLWGLGVGLTFAFYTVYPARLMKEWGVLIVVGWGMLVGGTVLAIVTQCWRSNEWNYLSEFPVNLMVAFIILIGTIAFVLFLSSMKYITAVETSILSSMEPLTAMVISVIWFGQILGAWQYFGVVVMLVFVTWLSVAGEIKWKKKVFVE from the coding sequence GTGGAACGTTGGAAAGGCATTACATTAATAATAGTGGGTGCGATGCTTTGGGGTGCTTCTGGTCCCATGATGGAATGGGTATTACACAATAGTAATTTCTCAATTCAATTTTTTATGACAATTCGTTTGACTGTTGCTGGCCTATTTCTATTATTCTTTTTAAAGTTAAGTGGAAAGCAGATTTTTACAATTTGGAAAGAGCCAAGCTGGTGGAGGCAACTAGTCGTCTTTGGAATTTTCGGGATGCTTGGTGCTCAATACACATTTGTTGCAACAATAGAAGCTAGTAATGCATCAATTGCAACGTTATTACAATTTTTAGGTCCAATCTATATTGTTCTACTTGTCTCTTGGAAAAGTAGAAAGTTTCCTCCGAGGTATCAAGTGATTGGTATTGTCGGCACACTTTTGGGTTTGTTTTTTTTGTTGACGAATGCCAAACTGGACGAGCTATTGATAAGTACAGAAGCTTTACTTTGGGGGCTAGGTGTAGGCCTAACGTTTGCCTTTTATACGGTGTACCCAGCTAGACTTATGAAAGAATGGGGAGTACTAATTGTAGTAGGATGGGGTATGTTAGTGGGTGGTACAGTTTTAGCAATCGTTACTCAATGTTGGCGATCAAATGAGTGGAATTATTTGTCGGAGTTTCCAGTTAATTTGATGGTTGCTTTTATTATACTAATCGGTACTATTGCATTTGTGCTCTTTTTATCAAGTATGAAATACATAACCGCGGTCGAAACAAGCATTCTTTCCAGTATGGAACCCTTAACAGCTATGGTTATTTCAGTAATTTGGTTTGGACAAATTCTTGGAGCATGGCAATATTTCGGTGTAGTAGTTATGCTAGTTTTTGTTACATGGCTTTCCGTTGCAGGGGAGATTAAGTGGAAGAAGAAAGTTTTTGTGGAATAA
- a CDS encoding bifunctional diguanylate cyclase/phosphodiesterase, translated as MNSMKELLDSCSTIFSHLPYPTFLTDKDGNIIWFSREAERHFGYAFDKIKTDYPPLFDNSLQGHFSSLFENLLHNVEPIRYDSVLLYHENGEQSKASLLAKSFTFEHNRYVLFLVETDHIPNAESTSFLELQLLKKNLSESFMVVYLDREGLITHANTQFLKKSNWTPKRILGKSFWQLLPDTPDNMLVADKIMKTLNRGERFQGTVEKTTKDGANYWVNLLAMPVADSKNNTLYYLLLEEEVTEKKLFQSRLEQIAYVDIDTGLMSRYRLEEVVKEHIVENRNFSFVFITIDQFYTLKEIFNDRTEAELLIEFTKRLKVYFEETTIARTGRDEFALLTPLSDWYIQGFTNYLKQNPIYLNNKIVPITISGAITKYPEDQQSYIHLIKASNATIQKIKKDGGGTIVSLSQSDQYKLSRTIQIEKRLLEALNQNDLHVMYLPQKDVQTGKITTVEALVRWEDEVLGVISPEELIPIAEETGLINEIGTFMLEKCCEQASIWQSKGFPIKVSYNSSIREFRDKNMVKIIRKMLEKYNCSPETLQIEFTEKFALEAEAEKPIIQQMQKLQADGVSFVLDDFGTGYASLRYLQLLPISQLKVDKSFINSLMQQEKLQHLVLGLIQFGHSLSIRVVAEGVETIDQYQLLKHMGCDAIQGYYVSKPISANEVEALLSKDAKTVKNI; from the coding sequence ATGAATTCTATGAAAGAATTACTAGATTCATGCAGCACTATTTTTAGCCATTTACCTTATCCGACCTTTTTGACAGATAAAGATGGAAATATCATTTGGTTTAGTAGAGAAGCTGAAAGACATTTCGGATATGCTTTTGATAAGATTAAAACTGATTATCCTCCTTTATTTGATAATAGTTTACAAGGACATTTTTCCTCCTTGTTTGAAAACCTATTACATAATGTGGAACCCATTCGGTATGATTCCGTCCTGCTTTATCACGAAAATGGTGAACAATCGAAGGCTTCTCTTTTAGCAAAATCCTTTACTTTTGAACATAATCGCTATGTTTTATTTCTTGTTGAAACAGATCATATTCCAAATGCCGAATCAACTTCCTTTTTAGAGCTACAGTTATTGAAAAAAAATCTGTCAGAATCTTTTATGGTTGTTTATTTAGATAGAGAAGGTTTAATCACTCATGCTAATACACAATTTTTAAAGAAAAGTAACTGGACTCCAAAAAGAATCTTAGGTAAATCATTTTGGCAGTTACTTCCTGATACACCGGATAATATGCTAGTTGCAGATAAAATAATGAAAACTCTTAACAGAGGTGAAAGATTCCAAGGGACTGTTGAGAAAACAACGAAAGACGGTGCAAACTACTGGGTAAATTTACTTGCTATGCCAGTTGCCGACTCAAAGAATAACACGCTCTATTATTTATTATTGGAAGAGGAAGTTACAGAAAAAAAATTATTTCAATCTCGTTTAGAGCAAATAGCATACGTGGATATAGACACAGGACTGATGAGTAGGTATCGTTTAGAAGAAGTCGTTAAAGAGCATATTGTGGAGAATAGAAATTTTTCCTTTGTTTTCATCACAATAGATCAGTTTTATACATTGAAAGAGATATTCAATGATCGAACAGAAGCAGAACTTTTAATAGAGTTTACTAAAAGGTTAAAAGTATATTTTGAAGAGACGACCATCGCTCGAACTGGTAGGGATGAATTTGCACTTCTTACTCCTTTAAGCGATTGGTATATACAAGGATTCACAAACTATTTAAAACAAAATCCTATTTATTTAAATAATAAGATTGTTCCAATCACAATAAGTGGTGCGATTACTAAATATCCAGAAGATCAACAATCCTATATACACTTGATAAAAGCTTCTAATGCCACCATTCAAAAGATTAAAAAAGATGGTGGAGGAACTATTGTAAGTCTTTCCCAATCAGATCAATACAAACTCAGTAGAACGATACAAATCGAAAAACGATTACTAGAAGCATTAAATCAAAATGATCTTCATGTTATGTACCTACCACAAAAAGATGTGCAGACCGGTAAAATTACCACTGTGGAAGCACTTGTTCGTTGGGAAGATGAAGTACTAGGTGTTATTTCTCCAGAAGAGCTAATTCCGATTGCTGAAGAAACTGGATTGATCAACGAAATAGGTACTTTTATGCTTGAAAAGTGTTGTGAGCAAGCATCTATTTGGCAAAGCAAAGGTTTTCCTATTAAGGTAAGTTACAATTCCTCTATACGAGAATTCCGAGATAAAAATATGGTGAAAATAATTCGCAAAATGTTAGAGAAATATAATTGTTCACCAGAAACTTTACAAATAGAATTTACTGAGAAATTTGCCTTGGAGGCAGAGGCCGAGAAGCCAATTATCCAACAAATGCAAAAGTTACAGGCAGATGGAGTGTCATTCGTGCTAGATGATTTTGGTACTGGTTATGCATCTTTAAGATATCTACAACTTCTTCCAATCAGCCAATTAAAAGTAGATAAATCATTTATCAACTCACTTATGCAACAAGAGAAGTTACAACATCTTGTTCTTGGCTTAATACAATTTGGACATTCCTTGAGCATTCGAGTTGTGGCGGAGGGTGTTGAAACAATTGATCAATATCAGCTATTAAAACATATGGGTTGCG
- a CDS encoding bifunctional DedA family/phosphatase PAP2 family protein, with the protein MAHFIQSLMDQYGYFVLGISLFLELLALPLPGEVLMTYAGLMVYQGHYSWLLSILTAGIGTSIGMTLSYWIGMKLGPRFFEKHGHRIHFGPEKLKKTSLWFERFGVKLLVIAFFIPGIRHITGYFSGITRMPFRTYALYAYAGAFLWTSTFISLGKVLGPQWEQYQQTITKYLVIIGITLVTLAIIYYLFTKYHEKLYFSISVLLNKLIETFQSLRKVRFLLLFSFILFLTLFFLMVGLIQDFLAHEFADFDNITSFIVQAIFDESWKVWMTIFSYLYSYYLLFTISFITFVFIMFQKENRLLEVSFLLFVLLGGAYLTEVLTEIFLRVGPSLLPESFPSEQTLITVTVLGFTSFLFARHIHLTWIKTSLFLFVIGVSFLVGLSQIYFNNHFPSDVVAGYVFGGVWASLNMVLLEIFRFVKLQSMKSNTKED; encoded by the coding sequence ATGGCACACTTCATACAAAGCTTAATGGATCAATACGGATACTTTGTGCTTGGAATTTCACTCTTCCTTGAACTTCTTGCACTCCCTTTGCCTGGGGAAGTTCTTATGACTTATGCTGGTTTGATGGTTTACCAGGGGCATTATAGTTGGCTGCTAAGCATTTTAACAGCTGGAATAGGCACTTCAATTGGAATGACCCTATCTTATTGGATAGGCATGAAATTAGGACCCCGTTTTTTTGAAAAACATGGGCACAGAATTCATTTTGGTCCTGAAAAGTTAAAGAAAACGTCACTGTGGTTTGAACGTTTTGGAGTGAAGCTACTCGTAATCGCATTCTTTATTCCTGGTATTCGTCATATAACAGGTTATTTCTCTGGCATTACACGTATGCCTTTTCGAACATATGCCTTATATGCTTATGCAGGTGCTTTTTTATGGACATCAACATTTATTTCACTGGGAAAAGTTCTTGGTCCCCAGTGGGAACAGTACCAACAAACAATTACAAAGTATCTAGTAATCATAGGCATTACCTTAGTAACCCTGGCCATAATCTACTATTTATTTACCAAATATCACGAAAAATTATATTTTTCAATTTCTGTTTTGCTGAACAAGTTGATCGAAACTTTTCAATCATTAAGGAAGGTTCGATTTCTACTTCTTTTCTCTTTTATCTTGTTTTTAACCCTCTTCTTCCTGATGGTAGGCTTAATTCAAGATTTTTTAGCACATGAGTTTGCTGATTTTGACAATATAACTTCCTTTATCGTACAAGCTATTTTCGATGAAAGCTGGAAGGTTTGGATGACAATTTTTTCCTACTTATATTCTTATTACCTACTTTTCACTATTTCTTTCATCACATTTGTTTTCATCATGTTCCAAAAGGAAAACCGCTTGTTGGAGGTATCTTTTTTGCTATTCGTTTTACTTGGTGGTGCCTATCTAACCGAAGTATTAACAGAAATTTTCCTTCGAGTTGGTCCAAGTCTTTTACCGGAGTCATTCCCAAGTGAACAAACACTTATAACTGTAACAGTTTTAGGTTTTACATCTTTTCTTTTCGCTCGACATATTCACTTAACTTGGATTAAGACAAGCTTGTTTCTTTTTGTTATTGGAGTCTCATTTCTTGTAGGGCTCAGTCAAATTTATTTTAATAATCATTTCCCAAGTGATGTAGTAGCTGGGTACGTTTTTGGAGGAGTTTGGGCTAGTCTAAATATGGTTTTGTTAGAAATATTTCGTTTTGTAAAATTGCAGTCAATGAAATCTAATACGAAGGAGGACTGA
- a CDS encoding ABC transporter ATP-binding protein, giving the protein MLNLIRKPFGYEPIVTRDDLKKSSKKKVEKASDWKSVLARIWKLVDEQRFLLIIVLLLVVISSALALLGPYMIGIIIDDYITKSRFAGLSTIIGILVIVYVFLSVAMYLQNYWMIGISQQTIYRLRTGLFNHLQKLPVSFFDKRQHGELMSRMTNDIENVSQTLNSSFIQVFSSILTLVGTTVVMLLLSPLLTAITLVIVPFMYVAMRWITRRTSKLFKEQQQAVGELNGMIEETISGQRIVKAFSQESRMLEEFSKKSERLKRAGFWALIYSGFIPKVMNFLNNVSFTLVAAAGGVLAYYGQVTIGEIVIFTEYARQFTRPLNDLANQFNTVLSAIAGAERVFGIMDERVEIDEAMDNKDYKLKGNVTFEDVTFRYNQEEESPTIQHVSFHVDAGKTAALVGATGAGKTTIMQLLARFYEVNEGRILIDNIPMANLPRHTLRSQTAFVLQDPFLFEMTVKENIRYGKLNATDEEVLSAAKEANAHDFIMKLPNGYDTILTADGGEISQGQKQLLSIARALVADPALLLLDEATSSIDTVTELKIQEALERLMAGRTSFVIAHRLNTVRKADLVFVMKNGELIESGSQEDLLKQKGKYFEMMTNTKI; this is encoded by the coding sequence ATGTTGAATCTCATTCGTAAACCTTTTGGATATGAACCGATTGTAACGAGGGATGACTTAAAGAAAAGTAGTAAGAAGAAAGTGGAAAAAGCATCTGACTGGAAAAGCGTACTTGCGCGTATTTGGAAATTAGTAGACGAGCAACGGTTTTTATTAATCATCGTGCTTTTATTAGTAGTTATAAGCTCTGCTCTAGCCTTGCTTGGACCATATATGATTGGAATAATAATTGACGACTATATTACGAAAAGCCGGTTTGCGGGGCTTTCGACGATAATTGGGATTTTAGTTATTGTGTATGTCTTTTTGTCAGTTGCAATGTATCTGCAAAATTATTGGATGATTGGTATTTCGCAGCAAACGATTTACAGACTACGAACCGGATTATTTAATCATCTACAAAAACTTCCAGTATCATTTTTTGATAAAAGACAACATGGTGAGCTAATGAGTCGGATGACGAATGATATTGAAAACGTTAGCCAAACGTTAAATTCATCTTTTATACAAGTATTTTCAAGTATACTAACGTTAGTTGGAACTACTGTAGTTATGCTTCTTTTAAGTCCTTTATTGACAGCTATTACGCTAGTAATCGTTCCTTTTATGTATGTTGCGATGCGTTGGATTACGAGACGTACGTCGAAATTGTTCAAGGAGCAGCAGCAAGCAGTTGGTGAATTGAATGGAATGATTGAAGAAACGATTTCTGGTCAACGAATTGTCAAGGCATTTTCCCAGGAAAGTCGTATGTTAGAAGAATTTTCTAAAAAAAGTGAGCGACTAAAAAGAGCGGGATTTTGGGCGCTGATTTATTCTGGTTTTATTCCAAAGGTGATGAACTTTCTAAATAATGTAAGCTTTACGCTTGTAGCAGCTGCAGGAGGTGTGTTGGCTTATTATGGGCAGGTAACAATTGGAGAAATTGTAATTTTCACAGAGTATGCACGTCAGTTTACGCGACCACTAAATGACTTAGCGAACCAATTTAATACAGTACTTTCTGCAATAGCAGGGGCAGAGCGTGTTTTTGGGATTATGGATGAACGTGTAGAAATTGACGAAGCGATGGATAACAAAGACTACAAACTAAAAGGAAATGTCACGTTTGAAGATGTAACATTCCGCTACAATCAAGAAGAGGAAAGCCCAACAATTCAGCATGTTTCTTTCCATGTAGATGCAGGTAAAACTGCTGCTTTAGTCGGTGCAACTGGCGCAGGGAAAACAACCATTATGCAACTTCTTGCTCGTTTTTATGAAGTAAATGAAGGGCGTATTTTAATAGATAATATTCCAATGGCGAACTTGCCAAGGCATACATTACGTAGTCAAACTGCGTTCGTATTACAGGATCCATTCCTTTTTGAAATGACTGTTAAAGAGAACATTCGTTATGGGAAATTAAATGCAACAGATGAAGAAGTATTAAGTGCTGCAAAAGAAGCGAATGCACATGATTTTATTATGAAGCTACCGAATGGATATGATACGATATTAACAGCTGATGGAGGAGAGATTAGCCAAGGCCAAAAGCAGTTATTATCGATCGCACGGGCACTAGTAGCAGATCCTGCTCTTTTATTACTGGATGAGGCAACGTCTAGTATTGACACCGTGACAGAACTAAAAATCCAGGAAGCACTCGAACGATTAATGGCGGGTAGAACGAGTTTTGTTATTGCCCATCGATTAAATACTGTTCGAAAAGCAGACCTTGTATTTGTAATGAAAAATGGAGAGCTTATCGAGTCAGGTTCTCAAGAAGATCTGTTAAAACAAAAAGGTAAGTATTTCGAAATGATGACGAACACGAAGATTTAA
- a CDS encoding ABC transporter ATP-binding protein, with protein sequence MKTIFSYLSPYKWLTITALMFMLIELSVELIQPLLIATIIDDGILAKNQQTIIFWGSIMLGCSVVSFFAGIINTYIASHVVQSYGYDIRQALFKKIQSFTMATFLKFPSSSLITRLTNDVTITQNLFFMGLRIMLRAPLIVIGSVVMSFFVNAYLAFFLVIGAPILVLFLYFMSRKGMKHFAKVQKSVDRVTRKVQENLQAVRLVKAYLRGHFESSKFAGVADVLKMDNVKAFRIMELILPVLLFVMNVSLMAVLWFGAKEIQAGGAQMGELVAIVNYAMRMTGAFSMFSFIIVFFSRAKASAERMEEVLVVEEGIEEISTYPVNAHPGVGEIEFQHVSFHYPTTDAPVLKDVSFTVKPGSKLAIMGATGSGKSTLLNLIPRFFDATEGNIFIDGVEVKDWPLKELRQVIGLVPQQSILFTGSIEENLGWGDSTATEELLKEAAKQAQIHNSIEQFPDQYETRVGQKGVNLSGGQKQRLSIARALVRKPEILLLDDSTSALDVSTENALWEALEDEQATMLVITQKIRTAKGADQILLLEEGIVSAYGTHDELMESSSLYREIAESQQEGDHHVESHS encoded by the coding sequence GTGAAGACAATTTTTTCTTATTTATCTCCATATAAATGGCTTACCATTACAGCATTAATGTTTATGCTCATTGAACTTTCTGTAGAGCTTATTCAGCCACTACTGATTGCGACGATCATTGATGATGGTATTTTAGCAAAAAATCAGCAAACGATTATCTTTTGGGGAAGTATTATGCTAGGTTGTTCGGTTGTTTCATTTTTCGCAGGGATTATTAATACATACATAGCATCCCATGTAGTACAAAGTTATGGATATGACATACGTCAGGCACTTTTTAAAAAAATTCAATCATTTACGATGGCAACTTTTTTAAAATTTCCTTCCTCAAGCTTAATCACACGATTAACAAATGATGTAACAATTACACAAAACCTTTTTTTCATGGGGTTACGCATTATGTTACGAGCTCCATTGATAGTTATCGGTAGTGTCGTAATGTCTTTCTTCGTCAATGCGTATTTAGCATTTTTCTTAGTAATTGGTGCACCTATTTTAGTCCTTTTTCTGTACTTTATGAGTCGAAAAGGGATGAAACATTTTGCAAAGGTACAAAAAAGTGTAGATCGAGTGACACGTAAAGTACAAGAAAACTTGCAAGCAGTTCGATTAGTAAAAGCGTATTTACGCGGCCACTTTGAGTCGAGCAAATTTGCAGGGGTTGCGGATGTACTGAAAATGGATAATGTGAAGGCATTTAGAATTATGGAGTTAATACTTCCAGTTCTTCTATTTGTTATGAACGTAAGTTTAATGGCAGTTCTCTGGTTTGGTGCAAAGGAAATACAAGCTGGAGGAGCACAAATGGGGGAACTTGTGGCAATTGTTAACTATGCAATGCGTATGACAGGTGCTTTTTCGATGTTTTCCTTTATTATTGTCTTTTTCTCTCGAGCCAAAGCATCTGCAGAACGTATGGAAGAAGTGTTAGTTGTGGAAGAAGGAATAGAAGAGATCAGTACTTATCCAGTCAATGCTCATCCAGGAGTCGGGGAAATCGAGTTTCAACACGTATCCTTTCATTACCCAACAACAGATGCCCCTGTTTTAAAGGACGTGTCCTTTACAGTTAAACCGGGTTCAAAGCTTGCGATAATGGGAGCAACTGGTTCTGGTAAATCGACTCTACTAAATTTAATTCCACGCTTTTTTGATGCAACAGAGGGAAACATTTTTATAGATGGAGTAGAAGTAAAAGACTGGCCATTGAAAGAACTTAGACAAGTAATCGGCCTAGTTCCACAACAATCGATCCTTTTTACAGGGAGCATTGAAGAGAATTTAGGTTGGGGGGACTCTACTGCAACAGAAGAGTTATTAAAAGAAGCTGCAAAACAAGCGCAAATTCACAACTCTATTGAGCAATTTCCAGATCAATACGAAACGAGAGTTGGTCAAAAGGGAGTCAATTTGTCCGGTGGGCAAAAGCAAAGACTATCAATTGCACGTGCATTAGTCCGTAAGCCAGAAATTTTATTGTTAGACGATAGTACAAGTGCTCTAGATGTTTCTACGGAAAATGCGTTGTGGGAAGCTCTAGAAGATGAACAAGCAACGATGCTTGTTATTACACAAAAAATTAGAACAGCTAAAGGTGCAGACCAAATTCTTTTACTGGAAGAGGGAATTGTCTCCGCTTATGGCACTCATGATGAATTGATGGAGAGCTCTTCTTTATATAGAGAAATTGCAGAATCACAGCAGGAGGGTGATCATCATGTTGAATCTCATTCGTAA